Part of the Diceros bicornis minor isolate mBicDic1 chromosome 17, mDicBic1.mat.cur, whole genome shotgun sequence genome is shown below.
CCCAGGCCTGCCAGAAATGGGCAGGAAGCCAAAACTGACCTTCGGAAAGACTCAAGTCTTGGATAACTGACAGcccccagatcctgctccaggTTCCTTCCTCAGGAAAAGCCAAGTTCAGGCAGAACCTTGCCAAgtctctgcccctccctcaggctgcagacaACAGCCCCAAACTCATcatagggggagggaggaagtctGGTAGGAACTCTTATTGCAACAGAGCCCTAGCCCTATAAAAACCCGGGAGCACAGACCTTTAGACAgcttgcctgtgtgtgtgtggatgccGGCCTGGAGTCTCTCAGCCTCACCTGCCAGGCAACACCCTTTCCTCCTCACCCTGTCTCCTATATTCTCCTGAAATCCTGATCTCCATCTTGGCCAGCCCAGACAATGCCTCCCAACCTCACCGGCTACTACCGCTTTGTCTCACAGAAGAACATGGAGGACTACCTGCAAGCCCTAAGTAATGGCCTCACCCCTCCCAgaccctttcactctcctccttccctctcccttccagTCTCTCTGTCCCATTGGGAAGGGGGATGCTGGGGTTGGACACTGTGGAAAGGGTCAGGCGCTGGCACCTGACTTGGGATCCATCTCTAGCCAGgggcattgctgggagggagtaAATCCACGGTCCCAGACCCAGCTGAGGGGAAGCTCACAGCCCCGGGTGCTGCTGCAGGTGGGGGAGCCCTGCAGGTGGCTAAGAGGACCCTTGCTGAGAGATAGCCCCCACAGACATCAACATGGCTCTACAGAAGATAGTGCTGCTGCTCAAGCCAGACAAGGAGATTGACCATCAGGGCAACCACATGACAGTGAAGACCCTCAGCACCTTCCGAAACTATGTTCTGGAATTTGAGGTGGGAGTTGAGTTTGAGGAGGACCTAAGCATCATGGATGGACGAAAATGCCAGGTACCTTTCCTCAGGCTTGTGGGGAGGGGGTGTGGATGAGCAGGTGGCTCTTAACAATTTGGGGCAAAACAAAGTGACCTCTCCCAGCCAGAGTCAGGGGAATGATCACCACACAGGCTGCGGAATCCCCAGGATAACAGGCTCCCGGCGCTCCCCCCACACTCACTCCTACttcttccctgcctcctcttTTCACAGCCAAAAGGACAAAAAGAGCAAGTCACCCTAGGgccaaggagcaaacatttgcTCACCCTCTACCCTGTGACCCTGTTGGTCATCACAGTCTCTTTTCCCTTAGCCTCTATAACTACACTTTCCTgcatttctttctgcttcttatGTCTTCCTTTTGGTCTCCTTTGTAGACTCTAGTTCTCCTATTAATCCCTTAAACTAGGATTTTCCCCCAGTATTTTGTTCTTGACTTGCTCTCTCTTGTCTGTACACCATCCATGGGCTAAATCGTCTGCACCCATGCTCTCAGCTACCGTCTATAAACCGCCCTGGACATGAATCCTCCAGCCAGACCTACCTCCTGAGCTCCAGGATGAAGTTTTCAACTGTCTGCACAATGTTTCCATCTGCATGCCCCAGATTCATTACCTTCCTACCCAAACCTATTCCTGCTTTTATATTTACTATCTTCTTTAATGACAATAAATCAGCCAGATCAGGGACCTGAGAGTCACAGTTAATATCTTGTGCTCCCTTACCTCTGtgcctccaacacacacacacacacacatacacacaagcacacacacatgcaccacaTCGATTTAGTCAAGAAGTCTTTATAACTTTTCTTtactatccaatatggtagctactagccGTATATAGccattgaacacttgaaatgtgactagtccaaattgagatgtgctataagtgtaaaatacatactAGATTTTTAAGACAATACAGAAAGATAATGTAAAAGATCTCAGAAATTTTTACATTAATTACATgctgaaattataatattttggatattttaggttaaataaaatatattactaaaattaatttcacctgtttctttttacttttctaatgTGGCTACTACAAATCTTTCAGTTatatatgtggcttgcatttaTGACCCATTATATTTCTACTGAACATTGCTGCTCCTTACTAGCCTTTCTCTCTATCACCACCTTCATCAGGCCCTCATTTCTCACCTGGTGCCTGAAATTGGCCCCCAGTCTTAACCCTCTTCTAATCCACTCTGCATACTGTAGACACAAGGATTGATCTAAAATGTAAAAGTGACAATGTCACTCCTTGACTTAAACCCTTTCAGTGACAATCTGTTACAGTCCAAATAAGATCTATAGCTTGCGAGGATCTTTCCCATATCACTCTAGGTAGAGGCCCTCACAACTGTGTGCCCTTCTTTCTTACCTCTATGCTGTTTCTTTCCTTGCTAGAAATTTCCCGTTATCTCCCATCTAATTAACTCCTCACTTCCTTGAAGACTCAGCTCTTCTCTCTCTACTCCCATCCCCAACACTCTTGCCTGGTATCATAGATACCTATTTGCTGCCCCTCTATCTGATCAAGATCAGAGCTCCTTGTTTAGCAGGGCCTGTCCTGTGGgagggctcagtaaatgttgccTGAAATGCCCAGGCCCACCCAGCTCTGATTCAGGGGGTTGATCCTTCATTCTCAGGGACGCTTCAGCTGTTCTTGAAATGAGAAAGACGAGAAAAGAGATTTCCCTGGTGGGACTCCAATCAATCTCTCTTCTTTTGCAAAGGCCCCTTCAGGTCAACCAGACATATCAAGAAGACAAAGTCTCCATTCTTCATCACCCACTCCCCACTTTCACCCCCGGTCATCCTACTCCATCCCTGCTCTGCCCCAGCGGTCACTGTAGACAAACTATGGGCCCCCCTCAGTGGCCTttaggagtgggggaggggagttctCTCACTCAGAATGAAGGGGCTGGAGCAAGACAGCATCTGCTGTGGTGTGAGAGGGGGCAGCCCAGCCAGACTGAGTTGGATGCATTTTGGGGGTCCTGCCCCCCAATCttcattttttcctgctttccCTATAGACCATAGTAACCTGGGAGGAGGAGCAACTGGTATGTGTACAGAAAGGGGAGGTCCCCAACCGGGGCTGGAGACACTGGCTGGAGGGAGAGAAGCTGCATCTGGTAAGCTGGGAGAGGACTGGGGAAGGAGACATAAATGGGTGTGTCTGGGAGAGGGGCCTCCAGCTAGGATTCTTCCCCTTGCCCAAATCAAATAAGTCTACtactccacccccagcccccccTCCAAGGAAGCCAaccaaggaggaaaacaaaagcaCTGGGAAGAGTGGAGAGTAAGAAATAGAGTGGCCACGGTGGGTCCTGGCTACAAGTCAGATGAATGTCCATAAATCATAACTGTAGAGATGGAGACTTAGCCATTTCACACTCCGTGACCCAGCTACCTTCCTTCCTCTGGGGTGAAAAGTTGAAGGTTTGGAACGATAATACAATTCCCCATATATGAAGTGCTCTAGCTGGTCTATCCTGAAGGATTAAATGGAGGTCGAGGACCTTGAGAAAGGAGCTCCTGCTGGCAAGAacccccctccttctctctcctcattATTCCTATTCTATCCCCAGGAACTGACTGCAAGGGATGCAGTTTGTGAGCAGGTCTTCAGGAAGGTCAAATAGCCGGAGAGGAGCTGAGGGCCCCTCCAGACCGCGCCAGTCCCCAGACTCCTCTTGCTTGTGCCCCTTCAAGCCCAGATTGTCCCAGGTCAGCAGTCCCTTTCTCAGGCCACTTActctccctctgggtcccttctCACCCCTCCCCATGTTAATCTATAACTTTCAGCCCCCAGGCCAAAGTCCTTCTTTCTCACACTCCACTGCCCAATAGTGACCTTTTATCCAATTCCAGGTCTGGCCTCCTGGATGAAAGAAACAGACAAAGGGGGAAGGGCCCTTGAGAATATCTAATCTCAACTCTCTTTAGTTCATTTGACCTCTTATTTTTCATCTAAGAAAGAATTAAGCTTTGAGAATTTGGGAACTAGTGGAAACTCTATCCTGGTAGACCTTTTGGAAAACTGTAACTGGGGTTCAAGAATTTAAACAGGAGCTACTGGTGGAGTCTTTTTGTCCATTTCCTTGTCCTTATTCTTGAGAAAGCCCCATATGCTCAACAGAGCCAGGCCCAAGGCATGGCCCCACCTACACAGAGTTCAACATCTGAGTGCATCCTGGCTTTCTGATACTTCTGATACATGTTGGAGAAGAAGGACAGGACAGGGTGAGACCTTTGTCCAGAGCTGGGGGAGGCTGGGAAGCTTCTAAATAGTGATAAAGTGTCCTTTGGGAAGGACAAGCGTTAAGAAGGCCAGAAAAGACTGAAAAGGGAAGCAGATAGAGGATACACGGCCAAGAGCTAGAAAGATGAGGAACATGGGAATGTGAAGGCAACAGGAGGGAGAAGACTGGCAGGCCTGACTACAGGGACCCTCTACTTAAAGACCAGCAAGGCTGGGGACAGAAGATAAGGGGGAGAACTGAGGACCACAAGGCCCCCCCTTAGGGTCCCAGAAtcaccactctggaaaacagcccAAAGGGTGGGGCCTGTTCAGGGTCAGGGCCAGCGCCCGCCTCCTGCCACCCTCCTACCTCCGGGGGCCTTGGTTCTTTCAGAATAAAAGTTCTGTGGagcaagaggcagagagaagagggctCAGTGTGGGGTGGGGACAGAGCCTGGCTggatgtgtgtggggggtgttGGAAAGTCCCTGGCCTGTGCTCATTAGATGAAcacccctccccctcttcccacaATGGCTAGGCCCCCTACACATTCAAACAGTCACTGTAGCTCTGGCCAAGAAGAACTAGGCTTGCAACACGGATCCTGCCACACACCctggaaaagataaaataactcaGAGTGGAACTGAATAGCTTATTTCCTGCCCAGCCTCTCTGCAGATGTCCCCAGCAGAGTGGGGAGTAGAGAGCCCTCCTCTGGGCAGAGCCACCCAGCAGAAGCTCCAAGGGCTGCTGGAGCAGCCGTGTCCCTTTCCCAGGTACAGCAAAGCCAGAGGAAGATGCTCCGTGTATACTCCACCCATTGCCTAAGTCACCAGGTCAATGCAGTGTCCTGGCCACTCTGAGTTCACAGTGCACAtccaagcctctctccataggactGTCCTCTGTGCTCTTCATGTTGGTCCAGCGCCCCTCGCTGGAGTCTTACCAGAGGGCCTGACCCAGCAGGTTGGAGGCCTCCATGGTGACTGTCAGGCCCAAGCTAAAGCAGCCTCAATCCCCCAAAACTCCTGTGACATGAGCATCCACACTGCAAGTCCGCATCCTCCACTCAACCTcacccctccaggagccagaatccAACAAGAAGCCTGGAGACCACCAAAGGAGCACAGGCAACCAGAGGAAGACTGAGCAGCTTCAGAGGCATCTCCAAGGGGTGGGAGCCAGGACCTACTGCGACTGTGGGAAGCTGGGGCTGCTGTTTCCCCTGAGGGCAGCAGGGGGCGCTGCTCGCTGCAGCGGGAGCCAGAGATCCACTAAGTTTAATCCTCCCTCCTCTGCTAGTTTCTTGGTTATTCCATTCcccaccagacacacacacacacacacacgcacacacacacaccagttccCAACCCGCATACTCTCCCTAACAAGACCCCTACCCCTCATTCAAATCAGGCTGCTCCATGCATCCTCAGAGGGAAGAGACAGTCACCAGGGCCACTAACCTATAAGTGAAGAAAAGGCAGGGGAGAGGACAACAGCCAAGGACGGGTGGTCCTACCCCATCCCTTCCTGGGGCACACAAAGCTGTGAGTCCCAGGACCAACTTTGACTTTGTTGACCAGAGTCTTAGACCCCAGGGAGATGATCAGGAATCCAAAACGTTTATTTCCATGTGAGATGGAATAACTGCCCCCTTCTAAGCCAGTCCCATGCTAGGCCCCTACTCTACTCCCACTCTGCCAGGCCCAGATAGAACCATATGGTCACAAACAACCTTCTAGCCTGAATCCCAAATGATTCTTTAGGCTTGATCCTTTAGGTCAGTCCAGATGCCTCTGCTCAGAAGAAACTGACTGATGTAGCTGACCTGGGTTTGCATGGagggcagaaagaaagaaacaaagatggTAGCCAAGGCCTCTGAGGCTAGCAGTGCAAGCAGTGGCCCTGCTAGACCAGGGGCTAGAACCAGCACCCAccaggccctcctcctcctcccctagaACTCAGCCAACAGGATGGCTCTGGGCCAGCTCTGTGGGCCCCTGTGCTTCACACTGAATACCCACCCTCACCGGAGGCCATTTAGGTTCCAGGGGTCATGAGATGGAGCTGACCTTCCACACTCACCCTTTCAGCAGGAAAAGGAGACCTCTGTCTTCTCAAGGACTTCCTGGCCCACCATCTATCTGGGGGtgagcctcctgcctccccccatCCACCCAGTCCCGAGTCTCACTTCCCTCTGCCCTCACTTTTGTTCTGACCACTAAGGAGAGGGGCAGCCCTAGGAGCCTCTGTTCTGTCCGCTGTGGGCAGTGCTCAAGCAGAGGGTTGCCAGCATAACCAAGCCACTGAGTTAATGGATAAATCACTTGCCTCTAGATGAACCTAAAATGGCACTCAGATTTGGAGACAGTATTCCACAGTGGTCAGGTCAGCAGGCTATGGGGTCAAACTGccacctcttactagctgtgtgagcaTAAATAAGCCACTAACCTTCAGTAAATAAGCCACATTTGCTGGTCATACAAGGCAATACCAAGAGTACTTCTTCCTCCTAGGAATCTTTGTGAAGATTCAGTGTAAGATCACTCAGCATAGTCCCTGGAATAGAGTAAGCACTGCCCAGTGTTAGCTGTCATTACCTTTATTGTCCCTTACCTCTTCACTTGATGATTGACATTCTCTTAACTGGAAGCAAAGCCTCGTATCTACAGCTAAGGAGAAGACATCACTGCCCATGCCCCTGCAGTCACACTGTGGCTTGTATTTATACCGAAGTGTAAGTGACTGATACAGAGATTTAGAGACAGTATAGCCCTCGCCTTGGGGATCCAGGCAGGTAAACCGTCTGAGGGTGATGGAATGGGGAGCGTTGTTGCCTCCCCTGGGGCTCCAGAACCAGACTCTCATTGCATCCTGTAGCCCCATCACCCCCATGAGAATGAGCGCAGTATCCCAGCCAGCACCGCGCTGTAGAGCCCTGTGCCAGCATCTGGACGGCTACCTCTGTTCTTACTGGCCAGGCTATGAGCTGCAGAGCAACAGGCACTCTTGCTTTCTCACCAGCCAAGAGAAGCCTTCAGTGCAAGGGAGAGGGAGCTGATGGTGGGACAGCTGCCTAGCCCCAGCGCCACTGGCCACTGCGGTGACAGCTGTATGCAGAGCCATTGggctccacccccacccctgagtCCCTCTTGGGCTCCTCCCCCACAGTACACACTGAAGCTACACCACTCAAGAGGCTGGATCTCCAGGCAGAGGCTCTGTCCCAGTCCCAGGCTCCTCCAGTCACCAGCTGCAGGCACGGCCACTGTCCCTTGGCCCTCCTGTCTCCTTACCCTTCTTCCGCATGGATGCCAAAACCAGCCAGCACCCTCACCCCTGCCCTGAGAGTTTTTTCTCATACTTTTCTGTTGTCTGAGAGACTTCCACCCTCCTGTCCCTGACCCCTTCAGCATATCCCCTGTAGTCATCGACCTAGGCAGGCAGGCAAGGCAGAGCTGAAAGCACTGGTGAGGAGTCACTGCCGCTGCCTCGCTGTGTAACCTCGGGCaaattacttcacttctctgtgcctttattTCCTCACAGGATGGGTCTATTCAGCCTATTCAGGTCAGTTCTCTCATTGACATACTATCTTGCCTTCCACACCCCCTCCTCCCCTGagattcctctctccttcctggctATTTTCAGAAAAGCCTTGCTCCGTGTCCTTGACCCAGCTATAAGGAAACCGTTGTCATCCTCAATGTAACTAAAGCCCACCCTGCCAGTTCCCCAACGAAAAGAGAAGCCAACACAGGAAGGGCAGCTGGATCAAAAGGCACCATCTCCTCAAGGTGGCTCCCCTGACCGCTGCTGCCACTCACCACCCCGTTCTGCTTCCCCACCACTCCTTTCTTTCTGAGGACCACAGATCGGACAAAGGTGCGTTGTTTGAATAGGGGTTTATTAAAGTCTTGGAGGAAACAAAGAGAACTAGAACAGAGAGTAATATACAAGTCGATTATCTGAGGTGCTAATGCAGCCTCACCCCATAAACTCCTTATTGTTGAAGGAAGGGATGGGGCAAGTTGTAGCAGAACTGCCTGCTATTAGCAAGCAAGGCACATATACAGTAGGTTTAAAGAGTTCTTTACTAGAGGGCTTTATTTCAGGCTTGAAAGTCCACACAAAGTCCCGGGGTCTGGGAGATTTGGAACTGGAATCTCCAGCCTCTGAACTTGCCCTTTGGACAAGCTGCTGGTGTGGGACCATAGTCCTCGATGCTTGAGACTCACACTATGGTTACCCTCTCCCAGGTTGGAAAGGGCATTCTATCTGGGGTTTCTTCTTCCTGCCGAACTCCTCTCCTTTTCAGCAGCTTCTTGGTCCTTGTTAACCCTTTGTcatcctcccaaagccccacctcctcTGTGTTTGGTCTCCTATAGTTCATACTTTGATCTATCCAGTCCCAATACTTGATGGGGTGTGTGAAGGGGCCCTTCAGATcttaaggtggaggaggagagagccaGAGCCCCCAAAGGCACTCTGGCTTCAGGTTAATGCATCTGAAAGACAACCATACCTAGTGAAAATGACATCCTGCTAACTGATCTTCTGCCTTTATTGTACTAAAATATGTCTACTTCTGTGACAGCcaacctccaagatggccccaatGATCCCTGCTTCTTGACATCCCCCTCCTTGTGTCGTCTCCTCCCATATTGTATCAGGActggtctgtgtgaccaatagaGTATGGCAGAGGTGATACTAGGTCACTTCCAAGGCtaggttataaaagacattttggattttctgtacaacattgtgccgatagctaacaatactgtattgtacacttaaaattaagagactagatctcatgttaagtgttcttaccacaataaaataaaaattttctaataaaagacattttgggggacctgccccgtggcttagcggttaagtgcacacgctctgctgctggcggcccgggttcagatcctgggcgcgcaccgacccactgcttgtccagccatgctgcggccgcgtcccacatacagcaactagaaagatgtgcaactatgacatacaactatctactgggactttggggggaagaagaaaaaaaaaggaggaggattggcaatagatgttagctcagggctgatcttcctcacaaaaaaataaaataaaataaaaaaagacattttggtCTCTGCCTTGCTCTTTGAATCTTGGATCATTCTAgggaaagccagctgccatgtcatgaggacactcaagtgTCCTGTGAAGAGGGCctgaggcctcctgcccacaggacagtgagtgagccatcttggaagcagacACCCCAGCCCCAATCAAACCTTCAGATaactgcagccctggccaacaccttgattgaaGCCTTGTAAGAGACCCTGAGCCAAAATCACCCATCTAAGTTGCTTTTGGATTCCTGACCCTaaaaaactatatcaaataatatgTTTGTTGCTTTAAACTGCTAAGTGTGCAAGTAATTTATTATGTAACAGTTAACTAACACATATTCTCAACTACGAATTTCTTCACAAATGACCCTCATCCTAACACTATAGCCTCAATATTTGCCAAGCTGGCGAAAAGAAGGGGGCGGGTGACTTAAGGCAGTAAAAACCTGTCCAGCGACAAAACGGTATGGTTCTACACTCAGTCTCATAGGCCCTTCCATCCTAGCTGTAAGATCAGGTACCATCTGAGCACCCAGCACCAGGGGCCCACATCTCAGCATCTGCCCCTCTAGAAGTCTAAAGAGAGTGAAGTTCAGAGATAGGCAGgtgctctctttccttcctctctaagGTCCACCTGCCAGAGCACCGTCTGAAAACCCACCTCTTCCCTAGGTAATTGTTTAAAAGAATGTACAGCATCTTCAGGTGATACTCGATCCCTTTCACAGGTGTGTGACCTTACCTTGTGGCTCCAATAGGACAAACGCAGCAGAATTTGCTGCTCAGTCATTAGAGAGAGTGCCTATCCAGAGGCAGGGAGGATATCTTAGATAGCATCAGATCTTTGCTAGTGGGAAGCTGATTAGCAAATTCTTCAGACAATAGAGCAGCAGAGTCCTGAAGACCAGCAGCAATGAGGGGAAGGTGGTGTCCAGACATACAAGGCAGGGAAAAGCCACAACTGGACAGCCGTTTATACTTCACGGAGTAAGGAATCTCTGGGGTCCTCCCCAGCCCTCCAAGGCCAGCACAGTGATACTGGAGCCAGAGGTTTCTTTGCTGAAAAGAGGGAGAGTGAGATGGAGAAACACAGATGGAAGAAGGCTTTGTGCAGAGTCAATCAATTGTAGCCAAATCTGATGACAGGACAGAGGAGGACATCACGGAAGGTGTAATAATGGCTCTCTGTCCCACTATGCTCTCCCCAACAGTCATAGACTATGAGCAGCCCCCCGGGCCTGCCACAGAGTAACTTCTGCTGTCACCCAAGAGAAGCAGAACACTCGCTAGGCCCAGACCTTCTACCAGTGCCAGAAGTCCTATTTCCAAATGAAGACCAGAGGGGGTAGTAGCCAGGGCCCCCAGGTGAGGACCACCAAGCCCTCTTGAGGACACCTTCCATTCACAAGCCTGCTCTCTCCCATAAAGGGCAAAGGACCCACCAGTGAGGAGCAGGGTCACATGACAATGGCCAGAACTCTCACTAGAGAACAGTAAATGCAGCAGAGCTGCATTTGCTGGGAGTGATCTTCACTTCTTCCCCCTCCAGATCAGGAAAACAGGAAAGAGGCTTAAGCACTTGCTCTCAGACCATCTGCCTCCACTGCCAACCCCAGCACCTAACACAGCTGTCCTCCACATGTCTCTTACTTCCTGGGCACCTTCCTTGAAAACTCCAATATGTGGTGCATACTTATCCTCTTTGCCCCATCCCATGAGCTCATCCCACAGATGCAGGTGGGCACCTCCATATGCCGGCACCATGCTCAGCCCTGGGGATACTGGGACCTAAAGAACAGGCTCCCTCAAGGAGCTCAGCCAAGGGAACAGGTAGTTATCATACATCAAGATAAATGCTGGGGTGCtgataagcacagagaaagtaaTGTAACCTTGAGTCAaggagggcttcccagaggagggaaTACGTGAAGAAAGAAGTAATAATAATGGCTGGCATCCACGGCATGATTACTACATGCCAGACATTTACTCCTCAACTCATTTACTCCTCTCAAGAATCCTatgacacattattattattcccattttacagataaggaaactgtattgtcaggattctccagagaaacagaactaattaATATATATAGAGGGAGAGATTTAGTATAAGGTATTGGCTCAAgcaattatggaggctaagaagcccaatgatctgccatctgcaagctagagacccaggaaagctggcaGTGTAATTCCAGTCCGAGTCCTGAAGCCTGAGATccaggggagctgatggtgtaaatccCACACCAAGGGCAGAAGACAAATGTTCCAGCTAATCCTCTCttcctttgctttttgttctattcaggccctcaatggattgggtGATGCCCACCCATACTGGGGAGaggcatctgctttactcagtccaccaattcaaatgctaatttctTCTGGAAACACTTTCACAGACACAccaaaaaataatgtttaaccagctGTCTGGGCATCCCTTGGCCtactcaagttgacacataaagttaaccatcaaaGAAACTAAGAACAGAGCATTTAAATAACTTGCCGAAGGTCATATATCAAATAcaaggcagagccaagatttgaaccaaaGCAGATTATCTCTAGAGGAGCATGACCACCTAATCCAGGGTTTTTGaatctcagcactactgacattttgggccagataatttttTGTTATGGGAGGTGCTAtcttgtgcattgtagaatgcttagcagcatccctggcctctatccactagatgccagtagcgtCGCACCGGCTGTTGAAAACCAAAAATCTCCAGATGTTGTCAAATatcccctggggagcaaaattgctccttgttgagaaccactgacctaacTATTTTGCTATTCTGCCTCTTTAAGCAAGtagtgatatttattgagtgtttatcaAATGTCAGGCACTCACCCAAGGAATTTTAGTgttaactcatttgatcctctCAAGAACCCTATGGGGGTGGGTACCACCGTCCTCATCCTTCTTCTACAGATGAAGGTGTTTACAGGCACAGAAAAATTACATAATCCAGCCATGGTCACAAAGATTCTAAGTGGCCTGTATTTGAACCTGGTGAATCTGGCTTAGGAGCCCACTTCTCTGTCAATGAATAAGAGGCATAAactgcaagagaagcaaaaagtttatttggtgtctcaagaattgcaatttggggaacATATAGTCAAGtaaaaacccaaatagtgtcccaccagggagtaaaagtcagggggttttaaaagcaaagaagggaggttgcattacaaagaattttcattggagttggaggcagacaGCTAGTCTTGCCTGAACAATGATTGACTATGGATTCTATCTTCAGAGAGTCCACAgtcctcagtctttgtgatcaggaagtccattctcctgctgacttctcaaacaattgcctGTAAAACAATTGCCGTTTTGGTCCCG
Proteins encoded:
- the RBP5 gene encoding retinol-binding protein 5, producing the protein MPPNLTGYYRFVSQKNMEDYLQALNINMALQKIVLLLKPDKEIDHQGNHMTVKTLSTFRNYVLEFEVGVEFEEDLSIMDGRKCQTIVTWEEEQLVCVQKGEVPNRGWRHWLEGEKLHLELTARDAVCEQVFRKVK